TTTCCTTCATGTTCTCTGTGTTCTCAAGTGAGCATAGCGAACGGGTGGTTTACATATGAGTACTTTTCTCTGATTCCCGGGGACATTGCTTTAGCGCGCCCCACAGACCGAGCGTAACTCAGAAAGTTGAGATGTGACTGTTGCTAAAGAAAATTACAGCTAACAAAGGCTACTATAGTCTATACTAAACTGAAAAAAGGAATGCATGATGAAGCATGTACATTATTCAAAGGTGGAGAAAGAGCCGGTGGAGCTGGACGGGGCCGAAGGAGTTAGTGTTCGCTGGGTCATCAATGAAGCGGATGGGGCAAAAAATTTTGCCATGCGGGTTTTTGAGGTTGAAGCCGATGGTCGGACTCCGTACCACGACCATGACTGGGAACATGAAGTATTCATCCTTTCCGGTAGTGGATTTGTCTGTGCTGAAGGTCAGGATACTTCTCTGGTGCCTGGGGATGTTGTTTTTGTCCCCGGTGGTGAAAAACACAATTTCAAGGCCGGATCTAAAGGGTTGACTTTTATCTGTCTGGTTCCTTATCAGTAGGAAGTTGTTTTCTCCCTGCCTTGCATAAGTTTCTTCATCGGAACCTTTGCCTGGCGGCAAAGAACCCGTGAAGCACTTAACTTCAAGTTCATTTGGGTGGCCAGTGGATATTGATGGTGATAAAATCAGCCGGAGTTTCATGTCTGGTGGAGCAGATTTCGTAGATGAAGGTTAGTTCCAGACTGCCAATTTGCTCCGATGGGGTTACTGTAAGTTCATACTTTCCTGTTTCCCCCTCCAGCAGGTCTCCCAGGTAGAAGCGTTTTATCGTTCCCTTTGTGCCATCTTTTTTGATGGTGGTGAGGTAGACATCGATATCGCAGAAAAGATCCCAGTAGTTATTGGTGAAACTGCCTTTTACTGTAATCCGGCTACCATCCTTAAGCTTGGAAGCCTTGCCGGAGATGATGGCATCATAGTTCTTGTAATCATAGGGGCTCTGCATTTCCTTCAAGGATTTGCTGTTTTCTCCGGCGTTGCCGCTCAGGGATATGCCACAACAGATCAGCAGGATCAGCAAAGCAGTTCCTCCTTTTTTCAGGAGATTGGGGAAGTCGGTTGGCTTCATGATTTCTCCTTCACTCAACTTTCTGACTTGCATTGCCAGGGACATATTAGCAGGATGTTCGGGCTTGGCTCATAGCCTGTCTGCCGACAGGCAGGCGGTATTGGCCGCCGAACGAATCACACGACGTGATTCGCGGCGGACAATCGGGGACATTGCTTTAGCGCGCCCCACAACCGGCCTGTCTGCGTGCGGCACGCACAGGCAGGCCATGGACGGCCAGCGAGAATGAGCGAGAGCCATGCCGGAACATCCCCAGAAGTTTCTTTCAGCCCTGCCTGTCGTCGGCAAGAACAACTCAGAAAGTTGAGCCATAATTGTATGCTCTTCCCTCAGTAAGCCACCCGGTTACGCCCTTGCTTTTTTGCCCGATAGAGGTTGTCATCAGCTTTTTTGAGACAGCTG
This sequence is a window from Pseudomonadota bacterium. Protein-coding genes within it:
- a CDS encoding cupin domain-containing protein; amino-acid sequence: MMKHVHYSKVEKEPVELDGAEGVSVRWVINEADGAKNFAMRVFEVEADGRTPYHDHDWEHEVFILSGSGFVCAEGQDTSLVPGDVVFVPGGEKHNFKAGSKGLTFICLVPYQ